AAATCTGAAATTTTCAACAACACCAACAAAACCTTGGTGATTAACACTAACAAGTTTATCTAAAAATTCGCGGCTTACAATTTTTACTTTTTGATTTAAAAAAATTATATCTGTTATAGGCTTTAAAAGGTAAATTTCCTTAAAAACATACCCATTTTTGATTGCGTCAACTAATGAATTTTTGCCACAAACATATTTAACCATACTTTTTATCTTTCGAAAGCAACATAGAAAAAATTATGAATTTTGAAACATTTTTCATAATTCTTCGCGAATTTTATTGGCTTGATCAGATTTCCCTTCATCGTTTAATTGCTTTCAGATTTTAATTTTTTTCAAACTTTCTGGCTTTAAAATCTTTTTTGTGAAATTAAATCTTAATTTTGTGAAAATATTTCTTAGAATAGCAGTTTCTTTTTGTTTTATTAATTCCGAAATTAAAAAGTTGGCCTTTGCGAATTTGCCTTCAACAAACAAATCAAGAACTGCAGAAGATTTTTCTATGTCCGCATTTTTCGTATCAAAATATCAATCAAAAAAAACTTTTTCATATTTTTCAATTATTTTCTTATGATTTTTAATTATTTCATCAGTTAAATTAATTGGCGCTGTCGGGTTTATTGACAAAAAAATATTTCTGATAATATCAGGATTATATTTTTTTGCAAAATCTTTTGCTAGTATTACATTTTGTAATGACTTTGCCATTTTTTTTCCATTAAGATTCACAATCCCTACACGAAATCAATTTTTGGAAATTGGATTTTGTGAAAGCGCAAAATGTTGGGCATTCTCATTTTCGTGATGCGGAAAAATTAAATCAACACCACCTCCGTGCAAATCAAGCGAATTCTCACCAAAATAATCATAAATAAGAGCTGCGCATTCTGTGTGTCAACCAGGTCTTCCAAAGCCAAAAGGCGATGCAAAAGTTAAGCCTTTTTTTGTTATTTTCCACAAAACAAAATCATTATTTGATTTTGTATTTTTATTATTTTTTTGCATCAATAATTCTTTTTTTTGCCCAGAAATGATTCCGTAGTTTGAGATTTTGCTTGTATTAAATACTAAATCATTATTTTCGTTATAGTATGTAAAACCTTTTTTTTCTAAAATGGTAATATATTTAATAATTTCTTCCATTTTTTGTGTCACCTTGACAATTTTTGTTGGTTTTTTTATATTAAAAATTTTAAGAATTTCTAAATATTGTCTAGCATATTTTTCGGTTAACTCATGCTCAGAAATGCGTAATTCTAAGGATTTTTCAATAATTTTATCGTCAATATCGGTGATATTATGCAAAAAATTTATTCTAACGCTTTTATCTTTTTCTAAATATTCAAAAATAGCATCAAAAATAATTATCCCACGCAAATTTCCAACGTGAATATCGTCATAAACTGTCGGCCCGCAAAGATAAACACTCATGCTTTTTTTAATTAAGTTCATAATTATTTAGTTTTTTTATTAGTTCCTTATAATTTGAAATAATTTTACCAACTTTTTCTCAAAAAAGTTTATTATGCTTACTAAAAAAGTGATGAATAAGTTCATGCACAATGACATAATCTATGATTTCTTTGGAAAAAGGCAGTAAAAAATAACTATAATGAATTTTTTTACGATGATAATTTGTTCCTCAGGAAGTGTTTTTGCGAGATACTTTGATTTCATATTTAGGAGTGTCTAAAATTTTAGACCAATGATTTGTTCTCTTTTTTAAATATTCAGAAAAAAAATTGTATAAAGCTTTTTCTATTCGTTTTTCTATATTTCTTACTCTTGGTAGTGAAAAAACTAAATTCTCAGCTTGCAAAAAAAGTTTATTTTGTGTTTTTACTAAATTATAATAGTATTTTTTCCCAAAAAGGTAAAAACTTGACTCAAAAAAGTTAATTATTGCCCGTTTTGGTAGAATTTTAATTACTTTTTGAAAAAAACTAGAATTTTTGACTATATTAACTAATTCCTCTTCTTTTATAAGTGGGCTTGAACGAACAAGAATGAAATCATCGACCATTTTTACTATAATACGAGAGATTTTAGTTGTATAATCGACAAAAATTGAATAAAACTTACCATCAAATTCAATATTTAGCTTTTTATATTTGGTTTTCATTTTTAGTTATTTTTACTTCAATAACATTAGAATTTTTGGCGATTATTTCAAATTCTAAGTTGTAGCTAGGCGAATTAAAATAAATTTTGGTCCCTAAAATAAGTTTCTTTTTAGGGTTTTGTGCCAAAAGTCATCGATTTAAATTTTTAAAACTAGTAGGCAAATCAATTTTCAGTGCCTTATTTATTGTTCTGATATTTGTTTGGCCTTTTGTTGTTATTTGGTTTGGATTAATCTGATAAAAATCTAGATTATCACGGTAGTCATATTCATCATAAATTGGTCCAAATAAACATTCGAGAATATCCTCAAAAGTAATAATTCCAATAACTTTTTTATTTTTTTCCGATTCAATTACAAAACCAAGGTGAGATTTTGCTTTTTTTAAAATTTCGTAGTTTGTTTTAATTAAATTATTAGCTAAAAGTAAAGGAGCTTCGATTATATAATCATTAATATCAAATTTGTCAAGGTGCAAAATGTCTTTTGAGAGCAAAATTCCGATAAAATTATCATCCTTTCAGACAGGAATTCGGGAAAAATTGTGGTCAATTATAACATTTTTTATTGAATCAAGACTATCGGCATAATCGACATAAACAACATCTTTTAATTTTGTAAAATGTTTTGCGGTTTTAAAAGAGTCAAATTCAAGTGCGCGAATTGCTAAATCCGATTCGTCTTTTTCTAGAACCTCTTCTCGTTGAGCTTGCAAAATAATTTTTTTGAGTTCATTTTCTGTATTTGTTATGTTTATCTTTTTTACAAATTTAGTCATCAAAGTTGCGAGCGGATACAAAAAATAATAAAAAAATGCAATAAAAAATCAAAAGCATTTTAGAAATAAAATCGGCTTTTTCCGTCCAAAAATTTTGGGATAAATTTCGCCAAAAATAATTAAAGGAGGTGTTGTGCTAGCAATTGAAATTAAAATTTGCAGTGATTCATTAATAGGCAAACTGGAAAAAAAAGTGGAAATTATAATAGAAATTCCTATATTTACAATATTATTTCAAATTAGAATAATGGTTAGAGTCTTTTCATAATTATCATAATATTTTAAAATTTGTTTCTTTCCTCAAAATGAATTTGCAATATTTTCATCAACTTTTACCCGACTTGTTGCTGTAAACACAGTTTCGCTGGCGGAAAAAATTGCTGAAATAAAAAATAAAAAAATTAAAACAACCGATAAAACTACAAAATACAAAGCCATTATTCATCCAATCCTAAATTATCAACATCTTTTTTGTTATATGAATAATCTAAAATAGCGGGGCTAAATTTTCCAAACTCAGGAAAGAAATCAAAAAATAGCGTTCCTATTGGTCCGTTTCGATGTTTTGCAATAATTAATTTTGTATTAGGGCCTGTTTTTTCTTCATGTTGTTCAGATTTTTTATGATAGTAATTATCGCGATGCAAAAAAGCAACAATATCAGCGTCTTGCTCAATTGCTCCAGATTCTCGCAAATCTGAAAGTAGCGGTATTTTATCTTCCCGTCGTTCCACATTTCTTGAGAGTTGGGAAAGCGCTAAAATTGGTGTTTCAACTTCTCTTGCTAGTTGCTTTAATCTTCGGGAAATAATTGAAACTTCAACTTGGCGGTTATAATTTTGATTTTTCATAGTTGAATTAATTAACTGCAAATAATCAAAAATAATCAAATCGTACTTTTGGTTATTACGGTATCTTTTTTGAACTTGCCAATAAATATCATCAATATTTATTGAACCTGAGTCATTAATAATTAATTTGCATTTTTTAATACGTTTTTCAATCGCGTTTTCAATTGCTTTAAGATCTTCAGGTTTTAAATTTTTTGGCATTTTAAACTTTATAGATTCAACCCCTGAAATTAAAGCAAGAAGTCTTGTAACTAAATCAGAATTGGACATTTCTAGAGCAAAAAATAAAACAGATTTGCCACTTTCACAAACATTTCATGCAAGATTTAATGCAAAAGCTGTTTTTCCGACAGAAGGCCGAGCCGCAAGCACTGTTAAATCTCCTTTTTGGAAGCCGGAAGTTATAAGATCTAAATTATCATAACCTGTCGAAATTCCTTTAATTGTATTTTTATTTGTGCGTAATTCCGTTAAATATTGAAAAATTTGAAGGGCAACCTCGTAAATTGAAATATATGTTTCATTTGTAGTATTAAAATTCAAAAGATTGATTTTATGAAGTATTTCTGAGGTGATTTCCTGAGAAAATTTTGAGCTCGAATTTAGTTCCTTTGCCGATTCATCAACTATTTTTTTTAGCTCCCGCAACATTTTTTTCTCATTTAAAATTCTTAAATGCCCTGTAATTTCGGTGGGCAGAGAAAAATCGCTATTATATAAAGAAGCAATATAAGCCCTTCCACCAATTTCGGATAATTTTCTCGAATTTTCTAGCTCCTGAAGAATTAAACTAACCTCAGGTTCCCTTGTTTGATTTGCAACTTTTTTTATTGCTTTCGCGATTTCAGCTAAATTTTTAACACTAAAATCATTAGGGTTAATTACATCAATAAAATTAATAATTTTATCTGGATTTGAAAGCAAAAAAGAAATTATAAATGATTCTATTTCAGGAGAAGTATATCGTGAATTATTCATCTTTAATAACATTTATTTTTAGTTTGGCAACAATATTAGAGCTTAATTTTATGTTTATGAAACTAGTACCAAAAGTTTGAATTCCACTAGTTTGAATAGTTTGTTTATCAACAAAAATTCCTTTATTTTCCAGCTCTTTTTTGATTTTTTTAGCAGATATTGCCCCATGGGCAAAATTGTTTGTCCCTTTTAGTTTAAACCATAGCACAATATTTTCAATTTCATTTTTTAGTTGTATTTCTTGATCCTTCTTATTTTTATACTCTTCGGCGATTTTTTGTTTTCGTTGGTTTAAAAGCCTTTCTGTTCTTGAATTGAAAGGTTCAGCTAAATTATTTTTGAACAAAAAATTGGTTGCATAGCCTGGTGACACCTCAACAATTGTGTTCGCTTTCCCGGCTTTTGTGTCCTTAATTAGGATTACTTTCATATTCTCTCCTTTTAATTGCTTGTTTTATATTCTCAACAAACTCAGAAAATGTCTCAACAGTTGAATAAGCTGCTGCTGATGTATAATTCCCCCCGCCACCAACTTGTTCTGCAATGTATTGAACATTAACGTTTTCAAGACTTCTTGCTGACATTTTATAATTTTTTTGTTGGGGTAGTTTAGCAACAACAAAGGCTGCTTGGCGATTTTTTACTGTTAAAATTTGCTCACAGGCAATTGAAACAAGATCAGTATCAATTTCACGATCTAAACTTGAAAGAAAAAAACCTTGCTTAATTTCGGTTGCATTTTCTAAAATTTCTTTTATTATTTTCGATTCATTTTCTGTTAATTTGAGAAATTCGGCTGTTTTTGTAGTTTTTGCGCCTCAACGGACAAGCGCAGAAACGGCGGCAAAAGTGGAAGAACTTACTGTTTTTCGCAATTGCGCAGAATCAACATACAGACCATTTAATAAAATTTGTGCTCATTCTTGGTCAATTGTCAAATCCGAATGAAAAGTTAAAAGAATTAAATTCGTTATAATTTCACAAGTCGAAGAAGAAGAAACATCAATATAATCGTGAATTAGCTCTAAAAGTCCTTGCATTTTTGAATTAATTCCGTGATGGTCAAAAATAAAAACATTTTCTAAGTTAATATGGTCAAAAGCTCTTGAATTTTCGATCCTTTCAACATCAGAGACATCAACTAAAATGGCAAGGCAAGTATCATTATTCTTTGAAGCCAACGTAATTTTTGAAGCCAAAGCCGGAGAAATAAATATTTCTTTTTTTATTTTAAAGTCAGCTTGCGATAAAAAACGAGTTGTTGTTGGATCAAAAGTCCGGTTTTGGATATAAAAATTTATTTTTTTTTTGTAAATAACCTCCGCATATCTTTTTAAAAAATTACCTAAAACATAGGCAGAACCAAAGGAATCAAGATCAGAATTAATATGCCCATATATAATGATGTTGTTAATTTTCACTAATTTTTCGACTAAAATCCGGGAAATACGCTTTAATTTTACAAGCGAGTGATGGCTAAGCGATTCACTATAAGATCCATATGAAAAGGGTTTTTTGCCGTAAGGATAAATTGAAACCTGATTTCCACCACGTGTTTTTGAAAAAATTAGCGCCTCATTTGCGAGCCTTTTTATCTCAACCAAGTTTGTAGTGCCAATTCCAAAACCAACTGAAAACCAAACTTCTGTTGTTTTATCAATTTTTATACTTGCATCACGGAAAATGTAGAAATGATTTTTTTGCCAAATTGTAAAAGTTTCATAATGTAAAACTAACATAATTCTACCATCAGCATATTCTTTGTATAAAAAGCCGTATTTTTGTGCTAGTTTCTCAAAAAAATCATTGATGAAAATTTTTATTTTTGGATAGTCTTGGTCACTGCTTCGAAAATTTGAAGACACAAGATTGTCAACTTCAACTTCAGCAAAAACAAGTGAATTATTTTCATAACCTTGCGAAATAGACTTAAAAAGTGTGATGTCACGATATGAAATTCAGTATGCATATTTATTAAAATTTATTTCAAATCAATTATTTCCTCTTTTAATTTCGAATTTTGGGGGAATATCTTCTGCTTTTTTGTACTGAGGAAATAAATAAAAAATGTCGCGGTTAACAAGTCTTTCAGGATATAAATTTTTAACATATTTTGAGACTTTAACAATTTTATAAGTGGATGATAAATTAATAATTCCAAGGTTATTTTCCTCGTTTATAAGGTCGAATTTCTGGTAATAAAAGTGATTTTGTTTTAAGATAAACTGATAAAAAACAATTATCCCAATTGTTAAAGAAATGACAAAAATAACAAAAATCGAAACTGCAATACTAAAAAAAAGGTAAAAATCAAAGTTATCATAATAAATAACTTTCAATAACAAAGTTAGAATTTCAGCCAAAAAACTTAAAAATGATATCGTGAATGGAAATAAAAATTTTTTCATGGTTTAGATACTTTTTACAATAAAGTTTAGTATTTTTTTGGGTATAAAAATCACTTTGCTAATTTGCATGCCATTCAAATATTTACGTATTTTACAGTCTTTTTTTGCTATTTCAATAATTTCGTCTTTGCTTTTAGCCTCGTTTAATTCTAAAATTGCACGGTTTTTCCCATTAACTGAAACTGGTAAATTATAAGTATACTTCACAATTTTGCTTTTATCAAATTGTGGTCAGCTTTGTAAATTTAATGGCTTTTCTCCTAATTTTTCTAACAACTCCTCAGCTATATGTGGTGCAAAAACTGAGAAAATTATTAAAAAATCTGTTAAATATTTTTTAGAAGGTATTTTTTGCTTTTTGTTTAAAAAATTAATGTAAGCCATTAATTTTGAAATTGCCACATTAAATTTAAAACTTTCAATTAAAGCTGTTATTTCAAAAACAAAATTATTAAAAAAATACGTAAATTCATGGTCTTTTTCAAGAGATTCTTCGATTTCATAATCTGTTAAAATAGTTCTAATCACTCTTTGAATTCAGTTATAAATTGATTTTAGCCCATTTTCATCTCAAATCCGGTTTTCACTAATTGGTCCCATAAACATCAAAAAAAGTCTAACAGAATCAGCGCCGTATTCTTCAATAACTTGACTTGGATTTATTACATTTCCTTTGGATTTAGACATTTTTTGGCCATCAGGACCTAGCAACATTCCTTGGTGAATAATTTTTTTAAAAGGCTCAGAATTAGGAACAACTCCTGCTTCAAATAAAACTTTATGTCAAAAACGGGAATAAATTAAATGTCCAACAGCATGTTCTTGACCGCCAATATAAAGGTCAACTGGAAGTCATTTTTGGAATTTTTCGAATGCTGGTTTTGTATTTAATTTTAAATATTTGTCTTTTTCTTTTAAAATGAATGCTAAATAATATCAAGAGCTTCCGGCTCATTGTGGCATTGTGTTTGTTTCACGACGGTAAGTTTTCCCATCTTTTTCAAAAAAAACCCAGTCTTTTATTGAAGCAAGTGGGGATTGCATGTCTCCTGAAGGAGTTATTTTATCTTTGTATGGGAGCTTAACTATTTTTTCTTCAAGGTAAATTTTTCCTGTTTCATCAAAATAAACTGGAAAGGGTTCGCCTCAATAGCGCTGACGAGAAAAAACTCAATCTTTTAATCGAAAAGTTATACTTTTTTCAGCTAAGTTCATTGATTTTAACTTTTCAAAAATTAAATTTTTAGCTTTCTCACTATTTTTGCCGTTAAACTCAGCAGAATTTATTAACAAATTTTCAGAATTTATCACACTAATATAGTTGATTTTGAAAATTCGTGCAAATTCTAAGTCGTTTAAATTGTGTGCTGGAACCCCCATAATTGCTGAACTAGCATAATCATTTATAACATAATTTGCAATATAAATCGGAATTTTACACGAATTTAAAGGATGTTTTACATATAAGTTGGTAAAAATTCCTGTTGTTTTGCTTTGTAATTTGGGACTTAAAAAACTGTTTCGCTTAATAAATTGACTAATTTCAGCGTTTTTCTTTGCAAGTTCTTGCGCAAAACTGTGCAAAGGAGAAATTGCAAGGAAACTAACACCGTAAAAAGTCTCAATTCTTGTGGTAAAAATTTCAAGAAACCCTTCTTTGTTTTTAAAGGGAAATTTAACTTTTCATCCTTCGGATTTGCCGATTCATTTTCTTTGAAGAGTTTTAAGAGAATCTGGAAAACTGACATCATCAAGCCCATCTAACAATTTCTGTGCATATTCAGTTATTTTTAAAACCCATTGTTTCATTTTCTTTAAAACAACAGGAAAATTTCCTCTTTCACTAACAAAATTACCGTTTTTGTCTCTTTTTAGTTCCTCGTTTGCTAAAACAGTCCCTAATTCAGGGCACCAATTTACTTCGACATCACGAATTTCGGCTAAATTTGCTTTATATAAAAGTTTAAAAATTCACTGAGTTTGCTCATAAAACTCTGGATCTGAAGTATTAACTTCCTTATTTCAGTCATAAGAAAATCCAAAAGAAATTATCTGTTTTTTAAAATTTTTAATATTTTTCTTTGTAAAACCACCTGGATGATTTCCCGTTTTTATCGCATATTGTTCTGCCGGCAAGCCAAAAGCGTCTCAACCCATCGGATGCAGAACATCAAAACCGTTTAAACGTTTAAATCTTGCAACAATATCAGAAGCTGTATAACCAATCGGATGGCCTAAATGAAGCCCAGATGCTGAAGGATAGGGAAACATATCGAGAATATAGAACTTTTTTTTAGATGAATCGGTAGTCTGAAAAACGTTATTTTTATACCAGTAATTTTGTCACTTTTTTTCAATGATTCGGTGGTCAAGCATAATAAATAAATATAAATTATAATACAAAGCTTAAAAAATAAAAGCGAAATCAACAGTTAAATCTAACTTTTAGTAAAAAGTAGAAAAATTTAGGAATTCTTCTATGCAAATTCCTAAATTTGAAAGCAAAATACTGAAAAATAAAGGTTTTTTATGTTAGAATTTTTACTATTATTTTTTTAAAAAGTGATTAAATATCAAATGTTTGTGAAAAAAGAATTTAAAAAATTCAAATTAAATGCAAAATATAAACCAAATGGCGATCAACCTAAAGCGATTAAAAGTTTGATTGAAGGCATTAAAAGTGGAAAAAAATCACAGATTTTAATGGGGGTAACAGGATCTGGAAAAACTTTTACAATGGCAAATGTAATTGCCCATTTTAACAAACCAGTAATAATTTTGTCTCATAATAAAACTTTAGCATCGCAATTATATACTGAATTTAAGGAATTTTTCCCGGAAAATCGTGTCGAATTTTACATTTCATACTTTGATTTTTATAGACCAGAAGCATATTTGCCAACAAAAGATGTTTATTTAGAAAAAACTAGTAAGACAAATTTTGACCTTGAAACAATGAGAATGGCGGCCCTAAATGCTTTAATGATGCGAAATGATACAATAGTTATTGCCTCAGTTGCTGCAATTTATGGAACAATTAATCCCGATGAATATCAAGATAATTTTTTGGTTTTAGAGATAAATCAAGAAATTAAACCAAGCGAATTAGCTCTAAAACTTGCTAGAATCATGTATGAAAATAACAGTTTAGAACAAAAACCTGGTGTTTTTTCTCTTAAAGGTGAAATTTTAGAAATTTTTCCCGCCTGAAATGATACTTTCAAAATTAGAATTGAATTTTTTGGAAACCTGATTGAAGCGATTAACACCATCCACCCAATTTCAAAAAAAATAATAAAATCCTATAATTCTTATATAATTTATCCTGCCAGCGCTTATAGTGTCAAAAAAAATATCATTGACCACGCAATCAAAACTATCAAGGTTGAACTTGAAGAACAACTTGAATTTTTCGAAAAAAATAACAAACTAGTAGAAAAACAAAGACTAAAAGAGCGAGTAAATAACGATATTGACTCTCTTAGCGAATTTGGAATCTGCTCAGGAATTGAAAATTATGCACGTCACATTGACGGACGTCAAAAAGGAGAAAAACCTTTTTGTTTGCTTGATTATCTACCAAAAGATGGACTGATTTTTATCGACGAGTCTCATATTATGGTCGCCCAAATTCGCGGAATGTATGAAGGTGATCGTAGTCGCAAACAAAATCTTGTCGATTTTGGTTTTCGCCTTCCTTCGGCACTTGATAACCGTCCTTTAAAACTAAATGAATTTGAAAAATATTCACAATCTAAAATTTATGTTTCTGCGACCCCTGCAAATTATGAAATAGATAAAACCAACGGTGAAATTGTATCACAAATTATTAGGCCAACGGGACTAATTGATCCTGAAATAATAGTTGAAAAAACTGAAAACCAAATGGAGAAAATTTTCCAACTTTTACTAAAGCAAAAAGAAAAAAATGAACGTAGCCTCATTTTAACAACAACAAAAAGACTTGCTGAAGAAATTAGTAAGTATTTACAAGAACAAAAGGTACAAAAAGTTTATTATTTACACTCAGAAATGACTACTTTTGAACGCGATGAGGTAATAATCAAACTCCGAAAAGGAATTTATGATGCAATTGTTGGAATTAACTTACTCCGAGAAGGTGTTGATATTCCTGAAGTGTCGCTAATTTTTGTTCTTGAAGCTGATTTACCTTCTTTTTTAAGGTCGAAATCCTCACTAATCCAAATTATCGGACGAACCGCCCGAAATGATCACGGAAAAGTGATACTTTTTGCAGATAAAATTACTGATGTGATCGCAAAAGTGATTGAAGATAATAAAAACAAAAGGAGAATTCAAATAGAATATAATAAAAAAAATAACATTATCCCAAAAACAATAAAAAAACCAATTCCGGAAAGCATCAATCCAAACAGTTTAAACATCAGCAAGATTTTTCGTGAAAAACTGAATAACAAAAAAGAAATGGAATCTTATATCAAAATCTTAGAAAAGGAAATGAAAATTGCTGCTGATGAAAATCGTTTCGAAGAAGCAATTCAAATCCGTGATTTAATCGCAGAAATTAAGTTAAAAATAGAATAATTTTTTCAAATTTTTATTATGAAATTAGAAATTAAATTGACGAACAAAGTTAAAAATTCATTTTTATCTTTTAGTTTTAAAAATAAAAAAAAAATAAGAATAAAAATCCCTATTTTTATAGTATTTTTTAGAATAAAAACTTCAAAATATTTAAATTTTCGCTTGAGTGTTAATTTAAAATTGAAATATTTTAAAAATTTTTTGCTTTGACTTTCAAGTGAAAATTTGATAGCTAAAAATCAGGTTTTTCAAGAAAAAGTTGCCAAAAACAAAGTATTTTGTCTAAAACTTGCAAATAATTTACACATTTTACTTTGAAAATATGACTTTGAAAAGGCATTAATTTGCATTGAAAATAATGAAGACTTTACAAATTGATTTGATAAAAATTTCCGTGTTTTTGAGACTGAAATTGAAAAATATTCAAAACTTTTTCTATGCACAACAGATACAGTACCAGGAATTGGGAGTTTTTATGAAAACCTTGATTTTATGGCGCTTTTTGCAATCAAAAATCGAGACTTTTCAAAAAAAATTGTGACCTTAGTTGCAAATTTAGGGCAAATAAAACCACTAATTACAAAAAAAAATTATCAAAAATTAAAAAAGATTAGCAAAAACTTTTGACCTGGAGCAACTACTTTAATAATTGAGGGTCAATCATTCCGAATTCCAAATCAATTACCACTTTTAGAAATATTGAAAAAAAACGGACCTGCTTTTGTAACAAGCGCAAATATTTCCAATCAAAAACTACTTAATTTTGTCGCAGCAAGAAAAAAATTTTGGCAAATTTGTAAAATTTTCAATTTTCAAGAAGGATCTGGAAAACCTTCGAAAATTTATGATATTGATACAAAAAAATGAATTAGAAAATAAAAATAAAAAAATCTCTTAAAAGAGATTTTGCAAAATATTTTGATATGGTGGGAACGAATGGGATCGAACCATCGACCTCACGATTATCAGTCGTGTGCTCTAACCATCTGAGCTACGCTCCCATAAATTACTAATTATAATGATTTTTTTAATAATTCACCATAATTATGATACATTTTTTGCAAAAAAAAAAAAAAAATTAACGTTTTGAAAATTGACGCGCTCTTCTGGCTTTCCGTAACCCAAATTTTTTGCGTTCTTTTGCCCTAGCATCACGAGTTAACATCCCCGCAACTTTTAATTCAGGTCGATAATCAGCAGAAACCTTTAACAATGCTCTCGCAATTCCGAGCCTAATAGCTCCAGCTTGCCCTGAAGCCCCGCCACCGTAAGCGTTAACTCTAATATTAAATTCTGACATTGTGTTTGTTATTGATAGTGGCTGTAATGCGTCTTTAATTAAAATATCTGATTTTAAATATTCTTTTGCTATTCGGTTGTTAATTTTAAACTGTCCATCCCCGTGATTCAAAATAACGCGTGCAACTGATGATTTTCTTCT
The sequence above is a segment of the Mesomycoplasma flocculare ATCC 27399 genome. Coding sequences within it:
- a CDS encoding class I tRNA ligase family protein, with translation MNLIKKSMSVYLCGPTVYDDIHVGNLRGIIIFDAIFEYLEKDKSVRINFLHNITDIDDKIIEKSLELRISEHELTEKYARQYLEILKIFNIKKPTKIVKVTQKMEEIIKYITILEKKGFTYYNENNDLVFNTSKISNYGIISGQKKELLMQKNNKNTKSNNDFVLWKITKKGLTFASPFGFGRPGWHTECAALIYDYFGENSLDLHGGGVDLIFPHHENENAQHFALSQNPISKNWFRVGIVNLNGKKMAKSLQNVILAKDFAKKYNPDIIRNIFLSINPTAPINLTDEIIKNHKKIIEKYEKVFFDWYFDTKNADIEKSSAVLDLFVEGKFAKANFLISELIKQKETAILRNIFTKLRFNFTKKILKPESLKKIKIWKQLNDEGKSDQANKIREELWKMFQNS
- a CDS encoding YgjP-like metallopeptidase domain-containing protein; its protein translation is MKTKYKKLNIEFDGKFYSIFVDYTTKISRIIVKMVDDFILVRSSPLIKEEELVNIVKNSSFFQKVIKILPKRAIINFFESSFYLFGKKYYYNLVKTQNKLFLQAENLVFSLPRVRNIEKRIEKALYNFFSEYLKKRTNHWSKILDTPKYEIKVSRKNTSWGTNYHRKKIHYSYFLLPFSKEIIDYVIVHELIHHFFSKHNKLFWEKVGKIISNYKELIKKLNNYELN
- a CDS encoding CNNM domain-containing protein, which gives rise to MALYFVVLSVVLIFLFFISAIFSASETVFTATSRVKVDENIANSFWGKKQILKYYDNYEKTLTIILIWNNIVNIGISIIISTFFSSLPINESLQILISIASTTPPLIIFGEIYPKIFGRKKPILFLKCFWFFIAFFYYFLYPLATLMTKFVKKINITNTENELKKIILQAQREEVLEKDESDLAIRALEFDSFKTAKHFTKLKDVVYVDYADSLDSIKNVIIDHNFSRIPVWKDDNFIGILLSKDILHLDKFDINDYIIEAPLLLANNLIKTNYEILKKAKSHLGFVIESEKNKKVIGIITFEDILECLFGPIYDEYDYRDNLDFYQINPNQITTKGQTNIRTINKALKIDLPTSFKNLNRWLLAQNPKKKLILGTKIYFNSPSYNLEFEIIAKNSNVIEVKITKNENQI
- the dnaB gene encoding replicative DNA helicase; its protein translation is MNNSRYTSPEIESFIISFLLSNPDKIINFIDVINPNDFSVKNLAEIAKAIKKVANQTREPEVSLILQELENSRKLSEIGGRAYIASLYNSDFSLPTEITGHLRILNEKKMLRELKKIVDESAKELNSSSKFSQEITSEILHKINLLNFNTTNETYISIYEVALQIFQYLTELRTNKNTIKGISTGYDNLDLITSGFQKGDLTVLAARPSVGKTAFALNLAWNVCESGKSVLFFALEMSNSDLVTRLLALISGVESIKFKMPKNLKPEDLKAIENAIEKRIKKCKLIINDSGSINIDDIYWQVQKRYRNNQKYDLIIFDYLQLINSTMKNQNYNRQVEVSIISRRLKQLAREVETPILALSQLSRNVERREDKIPLLSDLRESGAIEQDADIVAFLHRDNYYHKKSEQHEEKTGPNTKLIIAKHRNGPIGTLFFDFFPEFGKFSPAILDYSYNKKDVDNLGLDE
- the rplI gene encoding 50S ribosomal protein L9, coding for MKVILIKDTKAGKANTIVEVSPGYATNFLFKNNLAEPFNSRTERLLNQRKQKIAEEYKNKKDQEIQLKNEIENIVLWFKLKGTNNFAHGAISAKKIKKELENKGIFVDKQTIQTSGIQTFGTSFINIKLSSNIVAKLKINVIKDE
- a CDS encoding DHH family phosphoesterase, with the protein product MKKFLFPFTISFLSFLAEILTLLLKVIYYDNFDFYLFFSIAVSIFVIFVISLTIGIIVFYQFILKQNHFYYQKFDLINEENNLGIINLSSTYKIVKVSKYVKNLYPERLVNRDIFYLFPQYKKAEDIPPKFEIKRGNNWFEINFNKYAYWISYRDITLFKSISQGYENNSLVFAEVEVDNLVSSNFRSSDQDYPKIKIFINDFFEKLAQKYGFLYKEYADGRIMLVLHYETFTIWQKNHFYIFRDASIKIDKTTEVWFSVGFGIGTTNLVEIKRLANEALIFSKTRGGNQVSIYPYGKKPFSYGSYSESLSHHSLVKLKRISRILVEKLVKINNIIIYGHINSDLDSFGSAYVLGNFLKRYAEVIYKKKINFYIQNRTFDPTTTRFLSQADFKIKKEIFISPALASKITLASKNNDTCLAILVDVSDVERIENSRAFDHINLENVFIFDHHGINSKMQGLLELIHDYIDVSSSSTCEIITNLILLTFHSDLTIDQEWAQILLNGLYVDSAQLRKTVSSSTFAAVSALVRWGAKTTKTAEFLKLTENESKIIKEILENATEIKQGFFLSSLDREIDTDLVSIACEQILTVKNRQAAFVVAKLPQQKNYKMSARSLENVNVQYIAEQVGGGGNYTSAAAYSTVETFSEFVENIKQAIKRREYESNPN